A region of Ferruginibacter albus DNA encodes the following proteins:
- a CDS encoding phosphoribosylanthranilate isomerase: MRVKVCGITQEEQLAQLPSVGATFGGFIFYPKSPRYVLRHMTTSQIKKENNINKVGVFVNAAVEEVLQMVDECRLHMVQLHGDESPKYCEKIADYISVVKAFRISETDNISWRIKDYMEVCDMFMFDTEGAGYGGTGKKFNWDKLNDIEIGKPYFLSGGIEPNDIDRLKEFSSKPEAKALFAIDINSKFEVMPGVKNLESIKQFTTAINAKQ; the protein is encoded by the coding sequence ATGAGAGTAAAAGTCTGTGGCATTACACAAGAAGAACAATTGGCGCAGTTGCCGTCCGTGGGCGCTACCTTTGGCGGATTTATTTTTTATCCTAAATCTCCACGCTACGTTTTACGTCACATGACTACTTCGCAGATCAAAAAAGAAAATAACATAAATAAAGTTGGTGTATTTGTAAATGCAGCGGTGGAAGAGGTATTGCAAATGGTAGATGAATGCCGCTTGCATATGGTGCAGTTGCATGGGGATGAGTCGCCTAAGTATTGTGAAAAGATCGCTGATTATATTTCCGTTGTAAAAGCTTTTCGTATATCCGAAACTGATAACATTAGCTGGCGCATTAAAGATTATATGGAAGTATGTGATATGTTTATGTTTGATACCGAAGGCGCTGGTTATGGTGGTACCGGTAAAAAATTTAATTGGGATAAATTGAATGATATTGAGATTGGCAAACCGTATTTTTTAAGCGGCGGTATTGAACCGAACGACATAGACCGATTAAAAGAATTTTCATCAAAGCCGGAAGCAAAGGCATTGTTCGCTATAGATATCAATAGCAAGTTTGAAGTAATGCCCGGCGTTAAGAACCTGGAAAGTATTAAGCAGTTCACAACGGCTATCAATGCAAAGCAATAA
- a CDS encoding GNAT family N-acetyltransferase produces MIVIRNAVINDLPAMLEIYNDIIINTTAVWQYDTHTLEMREEWFKTKQEQGFPIFVAEENGKIVGFSTFGTFRAWQGYKHTVENSVYVASDQRGKGIGKLLMPPLIEAAQQLGIHAIVAGIDGENEVSIKLHQQFGFVEVAHFKEVGFKFNKWMDLKFLELIIVKQ; encoded by the coding sequence ATGATCGTAATTCGTAATGCTGTTATCAACGATTTGCCTGCAATGCTGGAAATTTATAATGATATTATTATAAACACCACTGCTGTATGGCAATACGATACACATACGTTGGAAATGAGAGAGGAGTGGTTTAAAACCAAGCAAGAACAAGGTTTCCCCATTTTTGTGGCAGAAGAAAATGGTAAAATAGTTGGTTTTAGTACGTTCGGAACATTTCGTGCATGGCAGGGATATAAGCATACCGTAGAAAATTCTGTTTATGTGGCTTCCGATCAACGGGGCAAAGGCATTGGCAAACTATTAATGCCACCTTTAATTGAAGCCGCCCAACAGTTAGGCATACACGCAATTGTTGCAGGTATTGATGGTGAAAATGAAGTAAGCATAAAACTGCATCAGCAGTTTGGCTTTGTAGAAGTGGCACATTTTAAAGAAGTAGGATTTAAGTTTAATAAATGGATGGATCTGAAATTTTTGGAATTGATTATTGTAAAACAATAG
- the trpB gene encoding tryptophan synthase subunit beta: MKFSVNEHGYYGEFGGAYIPEMLHPNVEELQEKYLDIIYDESFQKEFQNLLQDYAGRETPLYHAKRLSEKYGVPVYLKREDLCHTGAHKVNNTIGQILLAQRLGKKRIIAETGAGQHGVATATVCALKGLECIVYMGEKDIERQAPNVARMKMLGATVVPATSGSKTLKDATNEAIRDWINNPVDTHYIIGSVVGPHPYPDMVARFQSVISKEIKEQLKEKIGTELPSHVIACVGGGSNAAGAFYHFLDDEQVQLVAVEAAGCGINSGMSAATTQLGKPGILHGSKSYVMQTEDGQVVEPHSISAGLDYPGIGPLHAHLYKTGRGTFLSATDKEALEAAFELAKLEGIIPALESSHALYGLNKLQFKKGDVVVVCLSGRGDKDMATYMKAMDTNKI, translated from the coding sequence ATGAAGTTTAGTGTAAATGAACACGGTTATTACGGAGAGTTTGGCGGAGCATACATTCCGGAAATGTTGCATCCGAATGTGGAAGAGCTGCAGGAAAAATATTTGGATATTATTTACGATGAAAGCTTTCAAAAAGAGTTTCAAAATCTATTACAAGATTATGCAGGAAGAGAAACGCCTTTATATCATGCAAAGCGCTTAAGCGAAAAGTATGGCGTACCCGTTTATTTAAAGCGGGAAGATCTGTGTCATACAGGAGCACATAAAGTAAACAATACTATCGGGCAAATATTACTGGCACAACGATTGGGTAAAAAGCGCATCATTGCTGAAACAGGTGCCGGTCAGCATGGCGTGGCAACAGCAACAGTTTGTGCCTTAAAAGGATTGGAGTGTATTGTGTACATGGGAGAAAAAGATATTGAACGCCAGGCGCCGAATGTTGCCCGTATGAAAATGTTAGGTGCCACAGTAGTGCCTGCAACCAGCGGCAGCAAAACATTAAAAGATGCAACTAATGAAGCTATCCGTGATTGGATCAATAATCCTGTTGATACGCATTATATAATTGGTAGCGTCGTTGGTCCACATCCTTATCCCGATATGGTAGCACGTTTTCAAAGTGTGATCAGTAAAGAAATCAAGGAACAATTAAAAGAAAAAATAGGAACAGAATTGCCATCGCATGTAATTGCATGTGTTGGTGGGGGTAGTAATGCTGCGGGTGCTTTTTATCATTTCCTGGATGATGAGCAAGTGCAATTAGTGGCTGTGGAAGCAGCGGGTTGCGGAATTAACAGTGGTATGAGTGCAGCTACAACGCAATTAGGTAAGCCAGGAATTTTACATGGCAGCAAAAGCTATGTAATGCAAACGGAAGATGGTCAGGTAGTGGAGCCACACAGCATTTCAGCGGGGTTGGATTATCCCGGTATCGGACCATTGCATGCACATTTATATAAAACCGGCAGAGGGACTTTTTTAAGCGCAACTGATAAAGAAGCCCTGGAAGCAGCATTTGAATTGGCAAAATTAGAAGGGATCATTCCTGCGTTGGAATCATCTCATGCGTTGTATGGATTAAATAAGTTGCAATTTAAAAAAGGAGATGTAGTGGTGGTTTGTTTAAGCGGTAGAGGAGATAAGGACATGGCAACATATATGAAGGCAATGGACACAAATAAAATCTAA
- the trpA gene encoding tryptophan synthase subunit alpha, which yields MSSIKELFQHKKNNVLNVYCTAGYPKLESTLEVIKALQQNGADLVEIGMPYSDPLADGPVIQASSTIALANGMTIHKLFEQLKTLHDAGQKKVPIVLMGYMNPVLQYGFEKFCKDAAAVGVDGLILPDLPEYEFETEYGPIIKKYGLDFIFLVTPETSEQRVKKLDALSSGFLYAVSSSSTTGKDKNFTSVQHYLEKLQSYKLQNPVLVGFGIKDKASFTDACEFSNGAIIGTAYIKALENSIDINSSTQAFLKTITL from the coding sequence ATGAGCAGCATAAAAGAATTATTTCAGCATAAAAAGAATAATGTATTAAATGTTTATTGTACAGCGGGCTATCCAAAATTGGAAAGCACGCTGGAAGTAATAAAAGCGTTGCAACAAAACGGGGCAGACCTGGTAGAAATAGGAATGCCTTATAGCGACCCATTGGCAGACGGCCCTGTAATACAAGCCAGCAGCACTATTGCGTTGGCAAATGGAATGACCATTCATAAGCTTTTTGAACAGTTAAAAACATTGCATGATGCGGGGCAAAAAAAAGTTCCTATAGTGTTAATGGGTTACATGAATCCTGTGCTGCAATATGGATTTGAGAAATTTTGTAAAGATGCGGCAGCCGTTGGTGTGGATGGATTGATACTGCCTGACCTGCCTGAATATGAATTTGAAACAGAATATGGCCCTATCATTAAAAAATACGGATTAGATTTCATTTTTTTAGTAACTCCCGAGACATCAGAGCAACGGGTTAAAAAACTTGATGCATTAAGCTCAGGTTTTTTATACGCTGTTTCCTCTTCTTCTACAACAGGGAAAGATAAAAATTTTACAAGCGTACAACATTACCTGGAAAAATTACAATCGTATAAGCTACAAAATCCCGTATTGGTTGGTTTTGGTATAAAAGATAAAGCGTCTTTCACCGATGCATGCGAATTTAGTAATGGTGCCATTATCGGTACAGCATATATTAAGGCATTGGAAAATTCTATTGATATTAATTCTTCTACCCAGGCTTTTTTAAAAACAATTACTCTTTAG